One genomic window of Glycine soja cultivar W05 chromosome 9, ASM419377v2, whole genome shotgun sequence includes the following:
- the LOC114425308 gene encoding receptor-like protein kinase FERONIA yields MMTSMNRYYVCVPLFVCLVLAIELVVAEDFQPTDKILLNCGGPPSSTDTDGREWTTDNGSKFGSSTAKSATSPAATQDPAVPQVPYMTARVFHAPYTYTFPVASGWKFLRLHFYSASYSSLNASDALFAVAANSYTVLRNFSVAQTTLALNYAYIMREFAIHVEGESLNVTFTPSTNASNAYAFVNGIEIVSMPEIYTSTDGTLMMVGSNSPFPIDNSTALECVYRLNVGGNDISPSHDTGMFRSWSDDMPFLYGAAFGVTEPADPDVKFEYPPGTPSYIAPLDVYSTARTMGPNPEINTNYNLSWIFNIDSGFSYLVRLHFAEVSSNITKINQRVFDIFLNNQTAMPQADVIAWAKEFDLSHSNGVPVHKDYVVFVPNGEPRQDLWLALHPDKTEKPMYYDAILNGVEIFKINDSTGNLAGANPIPPPVQDIIDPSTARASHHGKSKNHTGIIAGGVAGGVVLLLVVGLFAFAASHRRRQGKDSGTSEGPSGWLPLSLYGNSHSAASAKTNTTGSYASSLPSNLCRHFSFAEIKAATNNFDEALLLGVGGFGKVYKGEIDGGTTKVAIKRGNPLSEQGVHEFQTEIEMLSKLRHRHLVSLIGYCEENTEMILVYDYMAYGTLREHLYKTQKPPRPWKQRLEICIGAARGLHYLHTGAKHTIIHRDVKTTNILLDEKWVAKVSDFGLSKTGPTLDNTHVSTVVKGSFGYLDPEYFRRQQLTDKSDVYSFGVVLFEVLCARPALNPTLAKEQVSLAEWAAHCYQKGILDSIIDPYLKGKIAPECFKKFAETAMKCVADQGIDRPSMGDVLWNLEFALQLQESAEESGNGFGDIHCEEPLYTDSKGKKDSDPGYDGNVTDSRSSGISMSIGGRSLASEDSDGLTPSAVFSQIMNPKGR; encoded by the coding sequence ATGATGACGAGCATGAATCGGTACTATGTTTGTGTTCCATTGTTTGTGTGCTTGGTATTGGCTATTGAACTTGTTGTAGCAGAGGATTTCCAGCCTACAGATAAGATCTTGCTGAATTGTGGTGGCCCTCCTAGTAGTACTGATACTGATGGCCGTGAATGGACCACGGATAATGGTTCCAAGTTTGGTTCCTCCACCGCAAAATCCGCCACCTCACCGGCGGCGACACAGGACCCTGCCGTCCCTCAGGTGCCCTACATGACGGCGCGTGTTTTCCACGCACCGTATACCTATACTTTTCCTGTGGCTTCTGGCTGGAAGTTCCTCCGACTGCACTTTTACTCCGCTTCTTATTCCAGCCTCAATGCATCGGATGCGCTGTTTGCTGTGGCAGCGAATTCCTACACAGTTCTTAGGAACTTCAGTGTTGCTCAGACCACCTTGGCTTTGAATTATGCCTACATTATGAGGGAATTTGCCATCCATGTGGAAGGGGAGAGCTTGAATGTGACTTTCACTCCATCTACCAATGCCTCGAACGCTTACGCTTTTGTTAATGGGATTGAGATTGTGTCCATGCCTGAGATTTATACTTCCACTGATGGAACTTTAATGATGGTGGGTTCAAATTCTCCTTTCCCTATTGATAACAGCACTGCACTTGAGTGTGTTTATAGGTTGAATGTGGGTGGGAATGATATCTCTCCCTCCCATGATACTGGTATGTTTAGGTCATGGTCTGATGACATGCCCTTCCTCTATGGGGCTGCATTTGGAGTTACCGAGCCTGCTGATCCAGATGTGAAGTTTGAGTATCCTCCGGGCACGCCAAGTTATATTGCTCCACTTGATGTCTACAGTACGGCCAGAACAATGGGCCCAAATCCCGAGATCAACACGAATTACAACTTGAGTTGGATCTTCAACATTGATAGTGGGTTTTCCTATCTTGTGAGACTCCACTTTGCTGAGGTATCGTCAAATATAACCAAAATTAATCAAAGAGTATTTGATATATTCCTCAATAATCAAACTGCTATGCCTCAAGCTGATGTTATTGCCTGGGCAAAGGAATTTGACCTTTCACATTCAAATGGGGTTCCAGTGCATAAAGATTATGTTGTATTTGTTCCTAATGGAGAACCACGGCAGGACCTGTGGCTTGCATTGCATCCGGATAAAACTGAGAAGCCCATGTATTATGATGCAATCTTGAATGGAGTGGagatattcaaaattaatgacTCTACAGGTAATCTGGCAGGGGCAAATCCTATTCCTCCTCCTGTGCAAGACATAATTGACCCATCAACGGCTAGAGCATCTCATCATGGTAAATCAAAGAATCATACGGGCATAATTGCAGGAGGTGTTGCTGGAGGAGTTGTTTTACTACTTGTGGTTGGGCTATTTGCTTTTGCTGCATCCCATCGTCGTAGGCAAGGAAAGGATTCTGGTACAAGTGAAGGGCCATCTGGCTGGCTTCCACTTTCTCTTTATGGTAATTCACACTCTGCAGCTTCTGCCAAGACCAACACAACAGGAAGCTATGCATCCTCTCTTCCATCAAACCTTTGTCGTCATTTCTCATTTGCTGAAATCAAGGCTGCCACGAACAACTTTGACGAGGCTTTGCTTCTTGGTGTGGGAGGATTTGGTAAGGTTTACAAAGGGGAAATTGATGGTGGAACAACCAAGGTAGCAATTAAACGTGGGAATCCACTATCTGAGCAGGGGGTGCATGAGTTCCAAACTGAGATTGAAATGCTCTCAAAACTTCGTCACCGCCACCTTGTTTCACTGATTGGCTActgtgaagaaaacactgaAATGATCCTTGTGTATGACTATATGGCCTATGGAACACTCAGGGAGCATCTGTACAAGACTCAGAAACCTCCACGCCCATGGAAGCAAAGGCTTGAGATATGCATTGGAGCTGCTCGGGGTTTACACTATCTACACACTGGTGCTAAACACACTATCATCCACCGTGATGTGAAGACAACAAACATTTTACTAGATGAGAAGTGGGTGGCTAAGGTTTCTGATTTTGGACTGTCGAAAACTGGTCCAACATTGGATAATACCCATGTAAGTACTGTGGTAAAGGGTAGTTTTGGGTACTTGGATCCAGAATACTTCAGGAGGCAGCAACTGACTGACAAATCTGATGTTTACTCGTTTGGTGTGGTTCTCTTTGAGGTATTGTGCGCTCGACCAGCATTGAACCCCACCCTTGCTAAGGAGCAAGTGAGTCTGGCTGAGTGGGCAGCTCATTGCTACCAGAAAGGCATTCTTGACTCAATTATTGATCCTTATCTAAAGGGAAAAATAGCTCCAGAATGCTTCAAGAAGTTCGCCGAGACTGCGATGAAGTGCGTGGCTGACCAGGGCATTGATAGGCCATCCATGGGTGATGTCTTGTGGAACCTTGAATTTGCTTTGCAGCTGCAAGAAAGTGCAGAGGAAAGTGGCAACGGTTTTGGTGACATTCACTGTGAAGAGCCACTGTACACAGATTCTAAAGGAAAGAAGGACTCTGATCCGGGTTATGATGGCAACGTGACCGACTCCAGAAGCAGTGGCATTTCAATGAGCATTGGAGGTAGAAGCTTGGCTAGTGAAGACTCTGATGGGCTAACCCCTAGTGCTGTGTTCTCCCAGATCATGAATCCAAAAGGTCGTTAA